Sequence from the Ziziphus jujuba cultivar Dongzao chromosome 9, ASM3175591v1 genome:
TGATTTCAAGCAAGATTTGTTCTGATTCGATTTCTATTGTCAATGACACTCTTTCTTCCCTTTTACGTAGCAGAATTCTAGGAAAAAATTTGCATATACATCGTACATAGAAATAGCGAATAAAGAAATGcgaaggaaaaataaacaacaTGTGGCCGGAGTTGAGTCCATTTCAAGTTCCATCTATGAATTAAAAGCCAGTCATCTCGTACACCTCCAAGCATTAACGTGGcaccaaaaagtaaaataaaaatttcaaaaaagtcTGCCCTTTGAGaatccaaacaatttaaagaaaaagaaaaataaataaataaacaactgaTGTCACACGGTTAACACTTGGGTcggcttcttcttcattttttttttttttttttttcccagttgTTCATTCAACGTTAAGTTTTGCAACTAGCAAGCATTCCTCGCATGCATCctgaatttatttaatatttaatatatattcgcATTAAATGCATTCAGTACGCGCGACCTTCCTCCACTTGCCTTCCTTATTTCATCTTTTTGAGCGATATCCCTCCCTTAATTCATACCCGTCTACTTCTAAGCCAAAtaaatagatattaaaaaaaaaaaaaaaaccagtcaACGACTTAAAAAAAGACCCCACGTGCCAAATTGCAAGCAACAATCTACGTGTCGATTTCTCATTCGTCCTACTCTTCCTTTAAGGATATGAATAACGGATACAGTGCTCAGATTCCCCACACACCCTCCAATTTCACTGTTATCCATTATATAATCCCTTTCCCTTGCATTTCTAAAATCCAGCTCTTTTTCTCTCATTCTCACTctaaaatctctctctctctctctctctctctctctctctcttcaatgGCGTCCATTTCTTTATCGTTTTCGATCCTAGGGATCTCGTTATGGTTGTCTGTGTTAATCTCACCGGCCTACTCGCTCGACTGTACGTCACAGAAATTCACAAACAAGAAAATCTACGCCAACTGCTCCGACCTCCCAGTGCTCAGCTCCTACCTTCACTGGACCTACAATGCCACCAATTCCTCGCTCTCCGTCGCCTTCGTTGCTCATCCTCCAAACCCCGATTCATGGGTGGGGTGGGGCATCAACCCGACCGGAACCGGAATGCCCGGAGCCCAAGCCTTGGTCGCCGTGAAACAATCGGAAGGCTCATTCGTCGTCAAGACCTACAATCTGAGCTCCTACAAATCGATCATGCCGGCGAATCTTTCGTTCGACGTGTGGGACAAGAGCGCCGAGTACGCTAACGGAACCGTCACGATATTCGCCTCCGTTAAGGTGCCGAAGGATGCTGAGAAGTTGAATTATATTTGGCAGGTGGGTCCCGGTGTCAATAAGACTAACGGTTTTCTGATCGTTCACGATTTTAAGCCCGCTAATCTCGCCTCAAAAGCGACCTTGAGCTTGGTCGCTAATACTAGTACTACCGATGGTAATAATAGTACAAGCTCaggtaataatacaacaaatgGAAACAGCGGCAGTGGAGGTATTTCCAGATTTGGAGATGCCAAGACCTTTGGTTTGTATCTTGGTTTGCTTTTTGTCCTTGTTAATCTCctcactttttaattttttagctgcttttttggaattttttttctttttactttctgctttttttttttttctcaatttagtCAAAGAGATTTGTTGTATTAGCTGTATGTTTCAGTATGTCTAGGTGAATgaataatatttcattatttctgagggaaaaaaaaaaagttgggttttcttctttctttttctcttcatcATTATTCATTTTACTGTCGTCATAAATTTTCACATTCCTGTCTATATTTGTTCAAGAGATCCGAGAATTCTTACTCTTTTTTTATccctttttttaaatctaaaaggGAAAGACAGTTAAATTTCGCCGAGTAGCATATACTATTTAAATTAGTGCGTCGGCTAAGTTTtaatagcccaaaaaaaaaaaaagaggggaaaatTTTGAACTGTGTTTGAAAGTGATAACatcacaaataataaataataataatagtaatagatAGCTATGGTACCACATTTAAATATCGTGACAGCAAAAATAATATACTTTTGCCGGCATCAAGGCACATGTTTGTCATGAAAGCTATAAGCAAATAAACAAGTTAAATACATAACTAATTACTTTGTCGGTCCAGATGGGACAACTCATGTCCTATCCAAAAATTGTCTTAAAcaaatttgttataaataaaaattagcacttcataaatgTTAAGCTTCTAGACTTGAataataagttatttttatttgaagagTGTATTTGATTTTCATAACCATTTGGATCATGTAATTGTAAAAGTGATTCTTTGTGTAATGGATACAAGTACTGTCAATCTGCATGCAGTGTTGAAATCCGGATGAATGAGACGAAttcttaatttgaattttgcatTTAAAACCATGCTTACATTTTACCATAAGATCAATGGAGGAGTAAAATTAAAacgatattaatatatatatatatatatatttttttttttcctaagaaAGTGACTATAATATCCTTGTCGGCCGTTTGACACATTAGAGCTGGGTGGTCTTGGTTTTAGAAAGTTCAAAAACATGAACTTGGCAACGCTAGCTAAATTAGGTTGGAAATTAGCTAGTGGATAAGATTATCTTTGGACAAGGATGATGAAAGCCTAAGTACATTCAAAATGAGACTTTCTTTAGTTATAAACTGAAAAAGggatttttttggtttggaagGGGATTGTTAAGTTTAGGAGTATTTTGAAGAGAGATGCTTGCTTCTGAATTGGAGATGACCCGTCTATAGAGTTGTAGAAGGACCCTTGACTACCGGAACTCCCTAGTAAATGCCCTGTAGCGAGCGAGGATTAAGTCAAACCTTATTGGAGAAGGGTCTACGAAATTTGGGATGCTAGTAACTGTACATGGAAAGTTGAAGTTATTAGATGTAGCTTCACTAAAAGCCATTTTGAGCATGGAGTGGCCCAACATATGATGCATGGATAAACTCATTTGGCTAAGAAACAAAGTAggaaaaattttcatcaaaagttGCTATGATTTATTGACCAGAAACTCTCGGGCAAGAGATGGAAATGGATTGTGGAAGAAACCATGGAGCCTTAAAATTCATGATCACCTAAAACTATTCTTATGGAGAATGTTATCCAATGTTATTTCCACCTGTGAGATACTGATCAACAGAATAGGTAAAGGGGATTGCAATTGGTGATGTGTGGTGCTGAAAAGGAAACGACTATTACATAGTTTCAAGGAATGTCAGAGCATGAGAAGACTAGCCTTTGCAAGTAAATGGGGATGCAAACTTGAACATTCAACGGTGTCGAATATTGAAGACCTAGTAAATTTCTACATCAATCCCAAACCTAAGGCTTGCTTCCAAAATTTGAATAGTAGAGAGATAACAATCTTTCTATCTTCACTAATGTACTTTGCATGGAAATGCAgaaatgaaaatttgttttcGGGTGCTCGGTCCTCTTGTGATGGTGGAGGAATTTATGGCAACAATTGAGGAATCTAACGATGCAATTCCTAAAACTAAGGAATTTTGGATGCCGTTCCTAAAGATTGGTGGAAGATTAACATTGATGCTGCTTTCTTCAATGGTCAGGTTGGCCTTGGTTTTGCTGTTAAGGACTAGAGagaaaatttactttttctagCTTTAAAGTGTATTAGGTGTTCCTCCCTGTTGGAAGCAGAACTAAAAGCTATTTTATGGGCGGTGAGTGAAGCAGCTGATCGGAAATGGGACAAGCTCGAATGGTCATTTGATTCAACTTTGGTGGTCAAGAATATCATAAACACATAAGATCCCTCCGAATGGAATACcgaatatgattttatttttctttgttttttggtttctaaTTTTAACTAGATTTTAAGTTGGAACTCAAAAGCAGCTAATGGTTAGGCAGACTGAGTAGCCAAAATAGCTTTGAGTGAAAAGCTGTTTTTCAATTTGGATAACTTGTGTTTTGAGTCCCTTCCTAAAGATATCTCGGATGTTTTGGCTTCAGAAATGCTTAATTCCAGCTTAGCTTTGTAATTTCCTCCCCCGAGGCTTCAGTGGTtttccaacaatgaaatatgcttttacccaaaaaaaaaaaaaaaaaaaaagagttaactAGTCGATCCCAAATTCCCAGTGACTCGACCTTGCTTTTTATTCTTTCCAATATGTCATGAACAgcgaataaaatacaaattatgtCATTGTACAATAAAGACACGCTCAATGCAACTAAAAAGGGTAAAGTACCTCGAAAACCgcgtttattttttatattgaaaagcaAAGTAATCGAATAATTGGTGAggaatactatttttttttttttctccttttcaaaTAATGAGATATGGTAATTTAACAATCCCGAATAATTTGTCCGGTGCAGTAACCTGGTTAAGTGCATGAATGACAAATATAaacgaaaaataatatttattattattgtaaaggattgtaactaaaatttatacgtttaaaatgataatttaaatagctattattaaataatttatttttataattttaatttaaaaaataataaaattaaatattttaattaaaatttattatataaattgataattattattaatagtattaaatagcatatatacatatatattactaaATGTGTGAAACTCCTTTGAAATATaggtaatttttatataatatacattggtatgtttttttttttaaatgttatatcttaaaatagtttatcaattattttttttgtcctgTTACAATGTTATGTGATACACGTATAACACCTTatcttattaaattaaaaacaaaaacacagctTATCTTTATTGTCGCTGCTGCCAGCAGTATTATTAGACACGTTAACAGTGCTATTAGACCACCATAAGTGTGATGGGTATCAAAATCTTAAccagcaaaaaaagaaaaataaatgccaaaagtttttggaattttagttgcttagaaaaataaataaaagtaaaatttgggCCAAAAAGTAAAATCCCATATAATCAAATTAGAAGCCTATAAggacagggaaaaaaaaaaaaaacatttttatgtCATAAATATGGTCCGGTAATATCCCTTTTCCATATGAATTATTAACATACGCGGATAGTTTTAATGTAAAATAAGATATATGTCAAACACTAACAATACATTAAAATGCTCCCTCACTAGagtaatcaaataaattttttaattatttacccaaattttttttttattgtgaatttcccaaaaaataaaatttttaattgtgccaataaaatgaaaaccatCCGTATCTAGAAGACTACAACTCCACCACCGTGATCATAACCAAATTTCCTTCACCTAAAGAAAAACAGATCATAACAtaatttccaattaatttaccaaaagaatagaataaaataatacgtCATTATGACGAGAGCATTACATCAGCAGGAGACTCGGAACATATTTGGTAAAATGTAAATTGGTAGATGGGTAGGCTGAAAATCACTATAGTAAGGTACATAATTCTAAATCTTCAATCATAAAATACCCAATCCCGCATATCTTCATGCTACAATAGCCTCCATTGCGAATTTCTTAAGATGCCAGATAAGCGTACAATCTACCGATGGAATCAATCTCAATCGTTCATCCAGTCAAGACACCGAATAACAAGGAAATTTCATCTCCCCCCGAGATCCCAACGCAACCTGAATTATTGGTCACATAAAAATCGCTTAAACTATATAAATGctttcattatttttcatttaataatatatgctCCTTGATGTATTATTATTGCTCATCCCAAATACATTATCATTAACGTGGAACGAGTAAATCTCACA
This genomic interval carries:
- the LOC107426738 gene encoding auxin-induced in root cultures protein 12: MNNGYSAQIPHTPSNFTVIHYIIPFPCISKIQLFFSHSHSKISLSLSLSLSLSSMASISLSFSILGISLWLSVLISPAYSLDCTSQKFTNKKIYANCSDLPVLSSYLHWTYNATNSSLSVAFVAHPPNPDSWVGWGINPTGTGMPGAQALVAVKQSEGSFVVKTYNLSSYKSIMPANLSFDVWDKSAEYANGTVTIFASVKVPKDAEKLNYIWQVGPGVNKTNGFLIVHDFKPANLASKATLSLVANTSTTDGNNSTSSGNNTTNGNSGSGGISRFGDAKTFGLYLGLLFVLVNLLTF